The Bacteroidia bacterium genome contains a region encoding:
- a CDS encoding toxin-antitoxin system YwqK family antitoxin, with protein MRNFIILFILLISMLPVSFAQNVGQNAGDTTKLINYTDIQGNRQGKWHRKYASGKTAFTGYFVMNKLIGEYKRYYESGVLKAVINYNKTGSVGYAVLYWDNKKRMADGKYINQNIKDSIWNYYGTDGVLKAQESYNSGIRNGAVKSFYPNGKQLTVINYKEGKKDGVWKTFYEDGKVRFETKHINDKRDGPFNVYFESGSVYLKGRYKNDFPDGKWIMYNADGTIWKEMEYVNGQLVNEEKYNEEFKKQMKEWEGMKGKIPEPNEGDFYKGGKSKGSNFE; from the coding sequence ATGCGAAATTTTATTATTCTGTTTATTCTTTTAATAAGTATGTTACCTGTTTCATTTGCCCAAAACGTTGGGCAAAATGCTGGTGATACAACAAAACTTATTAATTATACTGATATTCAGGGAAATCGTCAGGGTAAATGGCACCGGAAATATGCAAGTGGAAAAACTGCTTTTACCGGATATTTTGTTATGAATAAATTAATTGGTGAATATAAAAGATATTATGAAAGCGGAGTATTAAAGGCTGTAATAAATTACAATAAAACAGGTAGTGTTGGATATGCAGTTCTTTATTGGGATAACAAAAAAAGAATGGCTGATGGTAAATATATTAACCAAAATATTAAAGACAGTATATGGAACTATTACGGAACTGATGGCGTACTAAAAGCTCAGGAATCATATAATTCAGGTATCAGGAACGGGGCAGTTAAAAGTTTTTACCCGAATGGGAAGCAACTTACAGTTATTAATTATAAAGAAGGAAAAAAAGATGGTGTTTGGAAAACATTTTATGAAGATGGAAAAGTAAGATTTGAAACTAAGCATATAAATGATAAACGCGATGGTCCTTTTAATGTGTATTTTGAGAGTGGAAGTGTATATTTAAAGGGTCGTTATAAGAACGATTTTCCTGATGGTAAATGGATAATGTATAATGCTGATGGAACTATCTGGAAGGAAATGGAATATGTTAATGGACAACTTGTAAACGAAGAAAAATACAACGAAGAGTTCAAAAAACAAATGAAGGAATGGGAGGGGATGAAAGGTAAAATTCCTGAGCCAAATGAGGGTGATTTTTATAAAGGTGGAAAGTCAAAAGGAAGCAATTTTGAATAA